GCAGGAGGCCGGAAACCAGAAGGCCTGAGCACTTGCCCGGTCCCCAAGAGCTGCAGAGGCCAGAAGGGGCAGTGCAGGGGCTGACCACACTGCTAGGTCTCAGATCCACGCTCAGGACCCAGAGCAGGACTCCTCCCCAGGTGAAGTCACAGCAGCACCAGAAACATGTGCACTTTATTGAATGCCATTGTAGAAAAGTGTGTGAGGATAAAGGGCTGATACAGAACTCGGCTCTGGGGGCAGGGCGAGGAATGGAAGGTGGAGCACGTGGGACACAGGTTATGGGCAGAGCTCCTGGCCTGAATGATGTCTCCTGACCTATTGATGGGCTTGGAAGATCAATACTGGGACGACAATGAGCAGAATGGTCATGAGGATGCCCAAAATCAGGGCCCAGATGTTCAGGCACTTGGCGGTGGAGGCATAGGCCTGGGCCCCAGTCAGGTCGCCAACCATCTTCCTGTCCCTAGACTGGGGGAGAAGAGATGGTGAGGGGACCAGGATCCCTCAGCTGAGAGCCATGTGCTGTGGCTCCCACTCCCCCCGGTTCCTCCCCACTCTGAGATCAGGGAccaccccctccccttcctcactGTGGCTCAGACTCTCCAGGGGCCTTGGGGCTCAtcctccttctgccttggccccaGCACAGGTTGTTCTCCCCACCATGGGGTGAAGTCGCCTGTGAGTTCCTTTCTCACTTTCTGGGAGAGCCTGGGTGCGAGTCTGGAAGGTGAGGGTGTAATTTCTGGTATTGGGCTGTAGGGAGAATTGCTCTGGGCTAGTGGATCGCTGGGGACAAACTCTGAGCCAGCCAGCCTCCTGGAGCCTCCTCCTAGACCTGCACTGGGCGGATTCCccaagccacacacacacagatcacaCAGACATAGCTACTGACGTGGGCACACACGGGACAGAGGTGCACACAAACTCACACTCACAGGGACACACGAGTCCCCACCCCAGGCAGCATCTGGGCAGGTGGAGCTCCAGGCTCACTGACCCTCTGAGCGTTCCCTGGGGCCATACGCACCTTCACGGAGTAGGCGAACGCTATGAAGCCCAGGCAGCAGGGGTTCATGAAGAGGGTGTTGAACAGGGACCAGACGACATGGTCGGGCACGGAGGTCTCGCTGCGGATGTGGATCACGGTGGACGTCGGGGGAGCATGGTTGTGGGGCGCCCCCAGCACAGCCACCTCGTGCTCTTCCTTGAGAATCTCATAGC
Above is a genomic segment from Chlorocebus sabaeus isolate Y175 chromosome 1, mChlSab1.0.hap1, whole genome shotgun sequence containing:
- the LOC103238550 gene encoding interferon-induced transmembrane protein 3; the encoded protein is MNHTVQTVFSPVNSSQPPSYEILKEEHEVAVLGAPHNHAPPTSTVIHIRSETSVPDHVVWSLFNTLFMNPCCLGFIAFAYSVKSRDRKMVGDLTGAQAYASTAKCLNIWALILGILMTILLIVVPVLIFQAHQ